The Botrytis cinerea B05.10 chromosome 6, complete sequence region GGTAGAGTCACATCTCCGCGCTCTAGGCTTTGGGTACCGAGCAAAGTACATTGCTCAAACAGCATCGATTGTAGCATCGAAGCCAAAAGACTGGCTTGAGAACCTTCGCAATCCAGAGACTTTTGACCACCCTTTTGAAGGGGAAGTTCCAGCAGGAGGACGTCCTGGTTACAGAAAAGCACATGAAGAGCTGCTCGAGCTTCAGGGTGTTGGGCCAAAAGTAGCTGACTGCGTTTGCTTGATGGGCTTGGGATGGGGAGAAGCGGTTCCTGTGGACACCCACGTTTGGCAAATTGCCCAAAGAGACTACagatttggaaaaggaaaacacAAGAGTCTCACCAAAGCTACATACGATGCGATTGGGGATCATTTCAGAGGATTATGGGGTAAAGAGGCTGGCTGGGCACACTCGGTCTTGTTCGCGGCGGATCTGAAAACATTTTCTGATAAACTTGTAAGCAAGGTTGAAGTTAAAGTTGATGAGCTTGAGGTCAAGCAGGAGAATGGGGATGTCCTAGAAAAGAAAGTAGCAGTCAAACGAGAGTATCCTTCAGAGGAGGTGGATataaaggaagagaaagtagTGATTAAGCGCGAAGGCGTTACAGACGAAATCGAAGTCAAGGATGAAGTAAAAGTGTTTGAGCCATCGGCAAGAAGTGTCAGAGCGAAAAGGAGGAAACTATAAGCAGTCGGAAGCGGTAACTATAatattgtataataaatgtaAACATCAAATTGGACACAGATACTTTTCGTTAAATTAAGGAGCTCCAGCTATAAAAATTCAACGCACATAAACACAGTCCAAATGTCAATTCATCGTTTCAGAAGCTCTTGGACATTTCCAAGGACGTCTTCTAGCTCACGATGGCCTTTCATCTGATATTGTTCCGCGTGTttgtttgaatatcaaagtcACTTTTTTTCCCCGAAGCTCGGATCATAAAATGACCCCTGTCTCAGCATTGAGCAGCAGCAACCTCCCCACTTCGACATCATTTCCAGAACTGGTACTGCCCGCCGACACCATGGGATGGCTGGACTTTTCCTCAAAATccaagaaggaagaaaaagacgaCACTCGGCCCTCCTTCACATGGGGCGATAATCTCAATGCCACGGACTGGCAGCATTACACGGATCCGCGAACCGTGATCCCGACGATTTTGTTGACCACGACGATTTTGGTTTCCACGCGCCTCTATCGCTCTTACTTACGTCGCATCCCCGAAGCTGC contains the following coding sequences:
- the Bcogg1 gene encoding Bcogg1 yields the protein MGNLKISEWRKLPVSLAELCIDTTLRCGQSFRWKKAVDEDYWSCTLHGRIISLKQDSTHLHYRTIFPEVKDSLHHQPVVKKEELEDENEEDDKDDTESLLRHYLNLSPNLTEMYEQWSLADPNFKKRAPKFTGVRILKQDAWEALVGFICSSNNNIIRISQMVNNLCLHYGPLIGHIDDQPFHDFPQPEALTGSGVESHLRALGFGYRAKYIAQTASIVASKPKDWLENLRNPETFDHPFEGEVPAGGRPGYRKAHEELLELQGVGPKVADCVCLMGLGWGEAVPVDTHVWQIAQRDYRFGKGKHKSLTKATYDAIGDHFRGLWGKEAGWAHSVLFAADLKTFSDKLVSKVEVKVDELEVKQENGDVLEKKVAVKREYPSEEVDIKEEKVVIKREGVTDEIEVKDEVKVFEPSARSVRAKRRKL